The Streptomyces sp. NBC_01439 genome contains the following window.
CGTTGCGCAGGTACTCCGGCGCCCGGCCGCCCGGGACGACCAGGGCCGCGTAGTCGTCGGTGACGACGTCGGCGAAGGCCAGGTCGGCGGGCCAGGTGTAGCCGGGCTTCTCGGTGTAGGTGTCGAAGCCCTCCTCGAAGTCGTGGACCACGAACCGCAACTTCTTCACCTGCGGCGCCGCGATGTGGACCTCGTACCCCTCCTCGCGCAGGCGCTGGTACGGATACAGGACCTCCAGCGATTCGGCCGCGTCGCCGGTCACGATGAGGATCTTCACTGCCATGGGCTGCTCCAGATGGGGCTGGTCACGGTCGCTGCGGCCCCGCCGGGGGCCACCGCTACCCTGCCCGCGGCGCGCGGCCGGCACACACGAAGATCACCCAGTCCCGACACATGGTCTTCATCTGTTCGGCACATGACAATGTGACCCTCGCACTGCCACTGACACTCCGCCAATTCCCCGGGCGGGGACGGTGCGTATGGAGAGGTACCCCCCACCCGATGAGAATCTCGCGCCTGACCCCCTGGGCTGCCGGCCTCGCCGCCGTCGCCCTGGTCGCCGTACCGGCGGCCGCGTCCGCCGGCCAGCAGCGCCCGGCCACCCCGCAGAACCCGACGGTCGCCGCGGCGGACCCGTACGCGGACTACTACGCCGGCGCCCAGGGCAAGACCGGGCCCGCGCTGAAGACCGCCCTGCACGACATCATCAAGACCCAGTCCAAGGTGACCTACGAGGGCGTGTGGAACGCCCTGAAGGTCACCGACGAGGACCCGGCGAACCCCAACAACGTCATCCTGGTCTACTCCGGCCGCTCCCAGTCCAAGGCGACGAACGGCGGCGGGGTCAACGACTGGAACCGCGAGCACGTCTGGGCCAAGAGCCACGGCGACTTCGGCACCGCCACCGGCCCGGGCACCGACCTGCACCACCTGCGCCCGGAGGACGTCACCGTCAACAGCACC
Protein-coding sequences here:
- a CDS encoding DJ-1/PfpI family protein, with translation MAVKILIVTGDAAESLEVLYPYQRLREEGYEVHIAAPQVKKLRFVVHDFEEGFDTYTEKPGYTWPADLAFADVVTDDYAALVVPGGRAPEYLRNDPEVRRILAAFAESDRPIAQICHGPLITAAAGGLAGRRVTAYPALELDMKAAGAEFEDSETVVDGTLVSARAWPDHSRWMREFLTVLRGKAPVA
- a CDS encoding endonuclease I family protein; protein product: MRISRLTPWAAGLAAVALVAVPAAASAGQQRPATPQNPTVAAADPYADYYAGAQGKTGPALKTALHDIIKTQSKVTYEGVWNALKVTDEDPANPNNVILVYSGRSQSKATNGGGVNDWNREHVWAKSHGDFGTATGPGTDLHHLRPEDVTVNSTRGNKDFDKGGSPVGEAPGSLTDANSFEPRDAVKGDVARMLLYMAVRYDGGDGFANLELNDKVNNGSAPAMGRISLLKQWNQMDPPDAFEQRRNQVIFDRYQHNRNPFIDHPEWVNSIW